A window of the Plasmodium vivax chromosome 12, whole genome shotgun sequence genome harbors these coding sequences:
- a CDS encoding 40S ribosomal protein S3, putative (encoded by transcript PVX_117170A) has translation MSAPISKKRKFINDGVFQAELNEFLARILAEDGYSGVEVRVTPIRTEVIIRATRTREVLGDKGRRIRELTSLVQKRFFNKSTNSVELFAERVEHRGLCAMAQAESLRYKLLKGLAVRRACYGVLRHIMESGAKGCEVIVSGKLRAQRAKSMKFRDGYLISTGEPSKRFVNTATRSAQLKQGVLGIKVKIMLPTAVDSKTGLPSILPDNISVLEPKTETIEAL, from the exons ATGTCAGCTCCA ATttcgaaaaagagaaagTTCATCAACGATGGTGTTTTCCAAGCTGAGTTGAATGAATTTTTGGCCCGAATTTTAGCCGAGGATGGGTACTCAGGTGTAGAAGTCAGGGTCACACCGATCAG GACCGAAGTCATAATTAGGGCTACGCGAACGAGGGAAGTACTAGGAGACAAGGGAAGGCGAATTAGAGAACTGACGTCCCTCGTCCAGAAAAGATTCTTCAACAAATCGACCAACAGTGTTGAATTGTTTGCCGAGAGAGTAGAGCACAGAGGACTCTGTGCAATGGCACAAGCAGAGTCACTCAGATATAAGTTACTAAAAGGATTGGCAGTCAGACGAGCATGTTATGGTGTCCTCAGACACATTATGGAGTCTGGCGCCAAGGGATGTGAGGTTATTGTGTCCGGTAAATTAAGAGCCCAGAGAGCTAAGAGTATGAAATTCCGTGACGGTTACTTAATATCAACAGGAGAACCATCCAAACGATTTGTCAACACGGCTACTAGATCGGCACAACTGAAGCAAGGAGTCCTTGGTATTAAAGTTAAAATTATGTTGCCTACTGCTGTGGACTCGAAGACGGGATTGCCATCCATTTTGCCCGACAATATTTCTGTTCTGGAGCCAAAAACGGAAACGATAGAAGCATTGTGA